From Candidatus Polarisedimenticolaceae bacterium, a single genomic window includes:
- a CDS encoding NADH-quinone oxidoreductase subunit C has product MPAPDVAQALTVRFAAEPFSEGVSLAPEVLAEAARALRDAHGYRFYVCASATERADGFEVVHGLRNPDTMDTFFLRTKVAKDAAEVASLALVWAGAEWHEREVFDLFGIGFRNHPDLRRILLPDEYDGHPLRKDFAMDRPWGYRPATREGAQG; this is encoded by the coding sequence GTGCCGGCGCCTGACGTCGCCCAGGCCCTGACCGTCCGATTCGCCGCGGAGCCTTTCTCCGAGGGGGTTTCCCTCGCGCCCGAGGTCCTCGCCGAAGCGGCCCGCGCCCTTCGCGACGCGCACGGTTACCGTTTCTACGTCTGCGCCTCGGCCACCGAGCGCGCGGACGGGTTCGAGGTCGTCCACGGCCTGCGCAACCCCGACACGATGGACACCTTCTTCCTGCGCACGAAGGTCGCCAAGGACGCCGCCGAGGTCGCGAGCCTCGCGTTGGTCTGGGCCGGGGCCGAGTGGCACGAGCGCGAGGTCTTCGACCTCTTCGGGATCGGCTTCCGCAACCATCCCGACCTGAGGCGGATCCTCCTGCCGGACGAATACGACGGGCATCCGCTGCGGAAGGACTTCGCGATGGACAGGCCGTGGGGGTACCGTCCCGCGACCCGCGAGGGGGCGCAAGGG